The following DNA comes from Hordeum vulgare subsp. vulgare chromosome 3H, MorexV3_pseudomolecules_assembly, whole genome shotgun sequence.
AGCTGGATGCTGGATATATACGTGAGCTTCTATCTTGTTTCAAGGTAAGGGGAAATGTTAGGTCCACCAGTCCAATAACCACCAGTACTAATAGACCTACTATATTTATCATTCATCAGCATAAACAGTTTGGTTGTCAGATTATTTTTTAAATAAGTATCTAGTATAAAATCATAGATGGCCAGCCGTAGATATCCGGGACATCTGGTTGTTTACTAGATACTTATACAATCATAGATGTGGTGTGAAAAACAGCTTATAGGGACGCTGGCTAGCGGACACAAAATGAGAATAAAACGCATGGCTTAAAATCGAACAAGCCCTAGATATTCTAAACGGCTTCAAACaatgatgaggagaaaaccagaCCTTGAAGCAGAAATAAATCGTCTGATTATGAATCATAAACCGATATATACTGCGAAAAAGTTGGATATCACCGTACCACTATTAAGGGTCTCTTTTGTTCACCTGGtttaaaaaaaaataagaagtggAGTAGGATGTTATGGCTTGTTGAATCCTACAAGAGGTTTAAAGGAAAAAAGAATATGCAATAGAGATGTTCCTTGGTTACACATGAATTATAGATTTCTAAAAGAATAGATCTATGACGTAGTATCCATTGAAGAGAAGGAAACTTGCCACGATGttagaataaataaaaaaattattttgataTTGTACTAACTAGACCAAAGGAGAAGATTCATATGATTTTTTATCCCCACAAACCTTAAAAAACCTACGGAATATATAATAAATTCGGTAAAACTCCTTGGAAGCAAATAATGCCCTTGATGGAGCTtctactaattaattaattagtgggTGTGTTGTGTAGAGGCCGAtgaatttccttttttttttgacaCAGTTACAATCACATGTGCTCACATACATGCACAAACATTTATCACAATGAACGCACGTAAACACACTCTGCCCCTATGAGCATCTATGAAAAACTGATATGACACAACATCTAAAGATTGACGACGCCACTACATGCGCTTTCTAGGCAACAGGAACATCTTCTATAAAATGAACATCGTCGGAAAAAGTAAAATTAATCCAAAAAATACGAAAACTAATGCCAAGTCTAGGATGTGAACCCTGATGGGCTTATTTTACCACAAAGAACCTAACCATCTAAGATCCACTCAGTTCGCGTGTGACCTGTTAAAATAACTTATAGAATACACTCAATATTGGTGCTAGCCAGTCACAATATTGTTTATAACAAAATTCATTTATACATGACAAATACATATACGTATGTCCATGAAATGATTAGCTGATTTTTTATGCGAAATTGTTTAGTTGATTTTAGTTTTCTTCACATTATTAAGAGTTTTTCCACATGGATTTGGAAGAGCGGCATAAGGTAAAACCCTTCACTTCACTCTCAAAGTTTAGATTACTAGACTTAGGCATCCATGTTAGTTAGCTATAGGTAAAATTCGTTATCTAGAAAGTCGTATGTGACACAGACGTCCCCTCATCCCTGGCCCTATATAAATGGGAGGTTGCCACTCTGGAACTGGCTCAAGCAGCTGACTCCATACATCAAACCCTGCCATGAGAAGTAGTTAATGCTTTTAAGTGTTCATCACAAATAAAATTCCATTAGCTCGGAGAGGGTCTTCCCCTACCACTAGGCTACTACTTCCTCTTCATCTAGCGTATTACCAAGAATAATGTCATTCATTAGCAGCTAGAAGACTAGACTAGATAGCGCGGTGGTTAGGTTGCTAATTAAGCTAGgttgtctccctctctctctcatccACCATCATCCCCAATTCTCCACACGAACTCGATCGACCAGAGAATCTACCTGCTGCGAGCAATGGGGCACCAGACCCAGATGTTCGACGACCCGTTCGCGAGCAGTATGTCGTCCCTGGACGCAGACATCTTCTCCGTCGCCGGCGGCCTCCACCCATCGCAGTGGCCGGGACTCGACCACGACGTCTCGCTGGCGCCGGCTGCCAACAACGGCACCTCCTCCGGCGGCTACGGCTCCCCCGGGGGCGGCGATGGCTCGGGCTCCCACCGCAAGATCAGCCACAACGCGTACGAGCGCGACCGCCGCAAGCAGCTCAACGAGCTCTACTCCGACCTCCGCTCCCTCCTCCCCGACTCCGATCACACCGTACGTAATTAAATTTCTCAGTCAAACTAACTCATCGACCTTCCTCCGAGCTACACGTGAGTCGTTCCGTCCTCAACACCTGCTCGATTTATCCGGTGTTGCAGAAGAAGCTGAGCATTCCGATCACGGTGTCGCGGGTGCTCAAGTACATCCCGGAGCTGCAGAAGCAGGTGGACGgactggagaagaagaaggaggagcttacGCGGGCCAGCTGCAAGCCAGGCGTATTGACCATGAAGGAGAACACGGTCCCGATCGTGTCCGCCACCTGCCTCGACGAAAGGGAGATCATGGTCCAGGTTAGCTTGGTGAGCACCATGGCCGGAGCTCTGCCCATGTCCAAGTGCATCAAAGTGCTGGAGAACGAAGGCCTCCGCCTCATCAGCTCGTCCACTTCTGCTTTCCAGAACAGGACGTTCTATAGCCTCCATCTTCAGGTACACATCAACAGATGCATCTGCCTTTAGCTCCGGTTGTTTTCATGTCATAGATGCTTGTGATTTGATCTTTTTTAGATTCTTTTTTAGACCGCTTGCTTACCGCGGATGATTTGATCTTAACAAGTAGTAGTATATAGTACTTGACGAGCTAAAACTCAGCAAATCACTTCTTTTTCAGTGATGTTGACTGTGGTGGGTCCGGATAAAAGGATAGGGATTTATCAAAATCTAAAGAGTACATGAATTCGGGGACATTTATTTTGGCTCTATAGGCACTATATAGGATCTTTTGCCATGCCCCACACTGAGTTATCTAGCATAGAATTAAAACTATTTGGATTGAATCCATATAAAGGTAAAAACCCTATGGGCATTGTAAGCTAGTTAACTTACTGCGCCCATAATAGGTTATGGTTGTTAACTCAGATCAGTGGTGGAGATTAAAGGCCACCCATTGAGTTAAGAATGGTAGCATCACAGAAAATGGTAGCATAGTATCGAGAGTTAAAAATGGTAACATAGTACAACGAACAGAGAATAGTACATTTTTTTTTTACCTCGGGCGGAATATGCAAGGATGAAGCCAATGAAACGAATCTGTGCAATGCACTATTAGTGTCAAACGGACCACAAGGGTCTCTCCTACTTCTAAAATGGCCCTATAGCTATATAGTGTACAGATTTCACAAAACCCTAGTCACTCTAGGTTGACCGAGTTCCATCTTCCGGGCGTCGGAGGATTTATATACTCCCTCTGCAaacaaatataagagcatttagatcactactcTAGTGATCTAAATGCACTTGGGTGATCAGTGGTGATCAGTCCTTACACCCTTGGCAAAGAGGACGACCGAGACCCCTCTGGTttggtcatttttttatttttgtacaTGGAAAACAAAGCACTTGGGTGGATGAAGTTCTTGCTTCCTCCCATATCATCCGGGCCAATTTCTACTTGTCTATATATAGGTATACTATTTTTTCAAACAGGGGCAAAACATTACGACTAATTAAGCAAAAACAAGAATTGCCTAGTTAATTGGCGAAAACTGGGAAGAAAACCGTGATCTAGGTATTTTAGGGCGTGGCTGCAAGGTGGCTACACCCACATAGATCTTCGTTCGCCTTGGATTTTGTCTCACATCCTTTCCAGCCCCAACTTAAAGGGGTGGGATGTGGATCTGGTTGTTACATCTGGACTTACGTCAAGGCACAAgaaagatatatgccatgatgaGACCAAAAACTCACGAGATGGCGACATGATTGAGTGGCCAAGTGATTCCATTAAGCATAAGACATGTTTGCCAACAAAGTTCACTACAAAAATATAAGCGCAACAAATAGGCACGGTCGAATTTCAGCTTAGCTTCATTAGTGAAGGACAGCTGTGTGATGGAATCAGTTCCACATGGAAAGTATAGAGAAAGTTTGACTAGCATATATACTCTTGTCTACCTACCACATATAGCATTTTTGGGTTAACCCTTTTACATGAAGCAATGATGAAATCGTAGTAGCGGTAATAGGTTTGTATGGTCTATCTAATAGGTGGGTAGAACATCGAACGAATTAGGGCTAGGGTTTTACACAAGAACATCCTTTTTGTTAAGACAATGACATATACTTGCACACAGTAGAATGCATGGACTCTTCTCCTATCCTTTCCCCCGACCCCACAAAGAGTATAAATACAGGTGGGAAATGCATCTCCAGATAACTATTCATTTGAATCTTTATGCAGATTTCCCTATCCAAAGAAAATAATATTCATGCAAATATGTATGCATTATCCAATTTATTTGACAAACTGAGCAGTAACACTATGAATGTGGCAAAATTATATGTGAATGACTAAAAGAGGGCACACATGTGCATTAAAATCCTGGCTGCATACGCCAGAACAGCAATTTTATATCAATGAACTTACAATGCCACCCTATTTTTTCTATTGAAACAGAGAACCCAACGGACGATGAGCAAAGAGTGTCCCGCATTTTGTGAAGAACTGGAGAATGCCCTGACGCAGAAGGCGGGACTACGTCTACATCACCAGTAGATTATATGTAGCAGAATAATGGTGTATATTGTCTTGTTTAACCACCATGACTCAAAATGCATGCATACCATAGATATAGGACATATACCTAAGATAAATAGTAGTGTTGATATGCATGCTGCATGGTACGTACAGTGCTGCGTGTTCCATATCTAGTAATTATGAATGTATGTATATACATTTCTATGTATCCCGATATGTAGCTGTATGCATATATTGATGCACAGGCCGGGGCAAAGcctctttttctaaaaaaaatgtaTCCCTGTATGCAGCTGCGCACTAAGGATAACTAGTAAAATCGATATATATAAAATAATATATCGATATGTCTGAAATTAACatggaggatgacccccggcctctgcatctcgaAGATGCATGCAAccactttattaattatttacacaaaccttataaaataatataTCAATATGTCTGAAATTAACCACCATCTTAACAACATAtatcgctactcctatccattgATGAAGGGAAGCAGAAAGTATGAGCCAAATACCCAACCTCACACCTAAGCCTACCATCCAAATCCGGAGCCCCAACCAAGCCACATACCAGGTTTGGGGCACAAACCGGACCGACTCACACATAggtggttgttgtcgtcttccATTATTGACCCATCTTCAAAGCAGATACTGATGCATCGACCTTGCCAGGCCTGctttcgacgccaccacggcgccacaCAACACCTCCTCCCTACGCAC
Coding sequences within:
- the LOC123445544 gene encoding protein IRON-RELATED TRANSCRIPTION FACTOR 2-like; the encoded protein is MGHQTQMFDDPFASSMSSLDADIFSVAGGLHPSQWPGLDHDVSLAPAANNGTSSGGYGSPGGGDGSGSHRKISHNAYERDRRKQLNELYSDLRSLLPDSDHTKKLSIPITVSRVLKYIPELQKQVDGLEKKKEELTRASCKPGVLTMKENTVPIVSATCLDEREIMVQVSLVSTMAGALPMSKCIKVLENEGLRLISSSTSAFQNRTFYSLHLQRTQRTMSKECPAFCEELENALTQKAGLRLHHQ